A single genomic interval of Phycisphaeraceae bacterium harbors:
- a CDS encoding histidinol-phosphate aminotransferase family protein → MSVPSRTRVSIATAEQRERIRRLRHEVYATELGQHQENALRALSDELDEFNVQIVASCGDDLVGFVTITPAGSRRFSIDKYFKREELPFEMDEGAHEVRLLTVPADRRGSRLAAILMLAAFRWIEARGGHRVVAIGRQQLRSFYVKAGLEPHGLLARSGRVTYELMSATIDRVRGMERHRKISARIGDGRSSIEWDLDAPLELALGPDHCGHLESSVSECEECCFHGGAAFAAIGERFERVDRHESTINADVLDAWFPPAPGVLRVLQEYLAWSIATAPPQDARGVVREISECRGLPPESISVGAGSSALIHRALRLWFGADTRVLLPDPTYGEYDHVLSRLIGCKVERMELRESEGFRIDPERVIARCCAERIDLLILVNPNNPTGQLLSRSQILRILASTPRSTRIWIDEAYIDFEAPDETLESIAAHDPRLIVCKSLSKAHALSGLRVAYLCAHQERVREIRHLSPPWEIGLPAQMAAIEALRDSEHARRHHAETVELRRELMMLIDETMPELTLIGEGANWLLLRLPPNGPDARALCADCARRGLFIRDAGRTSRVLGTHTIRIAVKQREVNRRMVAILADAMRSRMRTLEVRASPEEIEDVQVPRPTVP, encoded by the coding sequence ATGTCCGTGCCCTCGAGAACGCGGGTCTCGATCGCGACTGCTGAACAGCGCGAGCGGATCCGACGACTGCGGCATGAGGTCTATGCGACCGAGCTGGGGCAGCACCAGGAGAACGCCCTGCGAGCGCTCTCCGATGAGCTCGACGAGTTCAATGTTCAGATCGTGGCCTCCTGTGGCGATGACCTCGTGGGGTTCGTCACCATCACGCCGGCGGGAAGTCGTCGATTCTCGATCGACAAGTACTTCAAGCGGGAGGAGCTTCCATTCGAGATGGACGAGGGTGCCCACGAAGTGCGTCTCCTCACCGTTCCTGCGGATCGGCGAGGATCCCGCCTGGCGGCGATCCTCATGCTGGCGGCGTTCCGTTGGATCGAGGCGCGCGGCGGTCATCGAGTGGTGGCGATCGGCCGGCAGCAGCTTCGGTCCTTCTATGTCAAGGCGGGATTGGAACCGCATGGACTTCTGGCCCGATCAGGCAGGGTGACCTATGAGCTCATGAGCGCCACGATCGACCGAGTTCGCGGCATGGAACGGCATCGAAAGATCTCCGCCCGGATCGGAGACGGTCGCTCATCGATCGAGTGGGACCTCGACGCGCCGCTCGAGCTCGCGCTCGGTCCCGATCATTGCGGTCATCTCGAGTCGTCGGTGTCGGAGTGCGAAGAGTGCTGCTTTCACGGCGGCGCCGCCTTCGCCGCCATCGGGGAACGATTCGAGCGAGTCGATCGTCACGAGTCCACCATCAACGCCGATGTGCTCGACGCCTGGTTTCCGCCGGCACCGGGGGTGCTCCGCGTCCTTCAGGAGTACCTCGCCTGGTCGATTGCCACGGCACCTCCTCAGGACGCGCGAGGCGTGGTGCGTGAGATCTCCGAGTGCCGCGGACTTCCACCCGAGTCGATCTCGGTCGGCGCCGGCTCGTCGGCGCTCATCCATCGAGCGCTGCGGCTCTGGTTCGGTGCCGATACGCGCGTGCTGCTGCCTGACCCAACCTACGGCGAGTATGACCATGTGCTCTCGAGGCTCATCGGTTGCAAGGTCGAGCGCATGGAGCTGCGTGAATCGGAGGGCTTCCGGATTGATCCGGAGCGAGTCATCGCGCGGTGTTGCGCCGAGCGGATCGATCTCCTGATTCTGGTGAATCCGAACAATCCGACGGGTCAACTCCTCTCGCGGAGCCAGATCCTTCGCATTCTCGCCTCGACACCCCGCTCGACTCGGATCTGGATCGACGAGGCCTATATCGACTTCGAGGCGCCGGACGAAACTCTCGAGTCGATCGCCGCTCACGATCCTCGACTGATCGTGTGCAAGTCGCTCTCCAAGGCGCACGCTCTCAGCGGGCTCCGCGTGGCGTATCTCTGCGCGCATCAGGAGCGTGTGCGCGAGATCAGGCATCTCAGCCCACCGTGGGAGATCGGTCTGCCGGCGCAGATGGCGGCCATCGAGGCTCTTCGGGACTCTGAGCACGCACGCAGGCATCACGCCGAGACCGTGGAGCTGCGGCGGGAGCTCATGATGTTGATCGACGAGACGATGCCGGAGCTGACGCTGATTGGAGAGGGCGCAAACTGGCTTCTTCTTCGACTGCCCCCCAACGGTCCGGATGCCAGGGCGCTCTGCGCCGACTGCGCTCGCCGAGGTCTCTTCATTCGTGACGCGGGCCGCACAAGCCGTGTTCTTGGCACGCACACGATTCGCATCGCCGTGAAACAGCGCGAGGTCAACAGGCGAATGGTCGCCATCCTTGCGGACGCAATGCGATCGCGGATGCGGACGCTGGAAGTGCGCGCATCACCGGAAGAGATCGAAGATGTTCAGGTGCCGCGGCCTACGGTGCCGTGA
- a CDS encoding M28 family peptidase has product MSEPMDGPSHDASHGCSKASPSSALRLCGITIASRAALVRLFVLMGAIAIALVVAHRMWIVMPGNSFTGALPEATPAERALAEALARDVQFLAGEIGPRNRAFARAYTRAADHIERRLRSMGYEPRREPSPDHDPTASPGNIIVERHGGARSEEILVIGAHYDSFEDSPGANDNATGVAAVLALAEAFSPARRPAAPERTLRFVLFADEEPPYFQTEDMGSLTHARASRRAGDRIVGMLSLETMGWYSDEPESQKYPPPLGSLYPDRGNFIGFVANPRSRAFLHEVIGAFRETTEFPSEGAALPGVIPGISWSDHWSFWQEGYPGLMITDTAPFRYPYYHTTGDTPDKINALKLARVVAGLERVLGRLAGADRPGPSAPHAENASLTAP; this is encoded by the coding sequence TTGAGCGAGCCGATGGACGGTCCTTCGCACGACGCTTCGCACGGCTGTTCGAAGGCCTCTCCGTCAAGCGCCCTTCGGCTCTGCGGCATCACCATCGCCTCTCGCGCGGCGCTCGTGCGCCTTTTTGTGCTCATGGGAGCCATCGCGATCGCGCTCGTCGTGGCGCACCGCATGTGGATCGTGATGCCCGGGAATTCGTTCACCGGAGCGTTGCCGGAAGCGACCCCGGCCGAGCGGGCGCTCGCGGAGGCCCTCGCCCGCGATGTCCAGTTCCTTGCAGGCGAGATTGGCCCGCGCAATCGCGCATTCGCAAGGGCGTACACCAGAGCGGCCGACCACATTGAGCGCCGACTGCGATCGATGGGCTACGAGCCGCGGCGCGAACCTTCACCTGACCACGATCCGACGGCGAGTCCGGGGAACATCATCGTCGAGCGTCACGGCGGCGCGCGAAGCGAGGAGATCCTCGTCATCGGGGCCCACTACGACAGCTTCGAGGATTCTCCCGGCGCCAACGACAACGCGACGGGCGTGGCCGCGGTTCTCGCGCTGGCCGAGGCCTTCTCGCCCGCCAGGCGACCCGCCGCGCCGGAGCGCACCCTTCGCTTTGTGCTCTTTGCCGACGAGGAGCCTCCGTACTTTCAGACGGAGGACATGGGCTCCTTGACGCACGCCCGCGCTTCCCGTCGAGCGGGCGACCGAATCGTCGGCATGCTCTCACTCGAGACGATGGGGTGGTACTCCGATGAGCCGGAGTCGCAGAAGTACCCGCCACCACTCGGATCGCTCTACCCCGATCGCGGCAACTTCATCGGCTTCGTCGCCAACCCGCGTTCCCGCGCATTCCTGCATGAAGTGATCGGGGCCTTTCGGGAGACCACGGAGTTTCCGTCGGAGGGCGCAGCGCTGCCCGGCGTCATTCCCGGCATCAGTTGGTCTGACCACTGGTCGTTCTGGCAGGAGGGCTATCCCGGCCTGATGATCACGGACACCGCGCCATTCCGTTACCCCTACTACCACACGACGGGCGATACACCGGACAAGATCAACGCCCTGAAGCTGGCGCGGGTGGTCGCAGGACTGGAACGAGTGCTGGGGCGACTCGCGGGCGCCGATCGGCCAGGCCCCTCGGCTCCCCATGCCGAGAACGCGTCACTCACGGCACCGTAG
- a CDS encoding DJ-1/PfpI family protein, producing MNRDAGTTCGVQYRILLYPGFDELDAIAPFEVLSMAARRLAPASDAWCVDLETINGAEEVRASNGLVVRIERRAPTGHAPQVLIVPGGGWVDRSRIGAWSEFERGDGPGTVARAVREAHARGTIIASVCTGAMLLARADLLRGRRAITHHAAIDDLERCGAVIVRDRVVDDGEIITAGGVTSGIDLALHLVERFASAAHSSGKSLADEIARTLEHPRTAATPRPSSRSS from the coding sequence TTGAACCGCGATGCGGGTACAACCTGCGGTGTGCAGTACCGCATTCTGCTCTACCCCGGCTTCGACGAACTCGACGCCATTGCTCCCTTCGAGGTGCTCTCGATGGCGGCAAGGCGATTGGCGCCTGCCTCGGATGCGTGGTGCGTCGACCTGGAGACGATCAACGGCGCCGAGGAGGTGCGAGCGTCCAACGGTCTCGTGGTTCGAATTGAACGACGAGCGCCGACGGGCCATGCGCCGCAGGTTCTCATTGTGCCCGGCGGCGGCTGGGTCGATCGATCCCGCATCGGCGCCTGGAGCGAGTTCGAGCGCGGCGATGGCCCAGGCACCGTCGCGCGCGCCGTTCGTGAAGCCCACGCTCGCGGCACCATCATTGCCAGCGTCTGCACCGGTGCCATGCTGCTCGCACGCGCGGACCTCCTCCGAGGGCGCCGGGCCATCACCCATCACGCCGCCATCGATGATCTCGAGCGATGCGGCGCCGTGATCGTCCGCGACCGCGTGGTCGATGATGGCGAGATCATCACGGCCGGCGGTGTGACCAGCGGAATCGACCTCGCGCTCCACCTGGTTGAACGATTCGCATCCGCCGCGCATTCCAGCGGCAAGAGTCTGGCCGACGAGATCGCTCGCACACTCGAGCATCCGCGAACGGCCGCAACACCGAGACCGTCGAGTCGATCCTCCTGA
- the serC gene encoding 3-phosphoserine/phosphohydroxythreonine transaminase, whose amino-acid sequence MTTFASASTTMTSASNRPKRIFNFSAGPACMPEEVLAQLQEDIWSVRGSGIGIMEHSHRGPVYDRIIEEAEADCRAVAGIGDAHHVLFLQGGATLQFAMLPLNFLHPGRIADYPDTGVWATKACKEAKLFGKVNVAFDGSKTKYDHTPSANELTLTPDACYLHYCSNNTIYGTRWPEPPKTNAPLVADTSSEMFARPWDFQHHAMVYAGAQKNLGPSGVVLVLLRKDFLETQRKDQPIATMLDYRKHVENGSRLNTPNTLGIHVMGLTFKWILKHGGLKAIEQRNAEKAGVIYAAIDGSGGFYRGHATRECRSHMNVVFRCPSEDLDKKFVKEAEAAGMDGLKGHRDAGGLRASIYNAFPKAGCEALAQFMAEFAKKNG is encoded by the coding sequence ATGACCACCTTTGCCTCAGCGTCCACCACCATGACTTCTGCTTCCAATCGCCCCAAGCGCATCTTCAACTTCTCAGCGGGCCCCGCGTGCATGCCGGAGGAGGTGCTCGCCCAGCTCCAGGAGGACATCTGGAGCGTGCGCGGAAGCGGCATCGGCATCATGGAGCACAGCCATCGAGGCCCGGTCTACGACCGCATCATCGAGGAGGCTGAAGCGGACTGTCGCGCGGTGGCTGGGATCGGTGATGCACACCATGTGCTGTTTCTTCAGGGTGGCGCGACGCTTCAGTTCGCCATGCTGCCGCTCAACTTCCTGCATCCGGGCCGCATCGCCGACTATCCCGACACCGGCGTCTGGGCGACCAAGGCATGCAAGGAAGCGAAGCTCTTCGGCAAGGTGAATGTCGCCTTTGACGGCTCGAAGACGAAGTACGACCACACGCCGAGCGCGAACGAACTCACGCTCACTCCTGACGCGTGCTACCTCCACTACTGCTCGAACAACACCATCTACGGCACGCGCTGGCCAGAGCCGCCGAAGACCAACGCGCCGCTGGTCGCCGACACGAGCAGCGAGATGTTCGCGAGGCCCTGGGACTTCCAGCATCACGCGATGGTCTACGCGGGCGCTCAGAAGAACCTCGGCCCCAGCGGTGTCGTGCTTGTGCTGCTGCGCAAGGACTTCCTCGAGACGCAGCGCAAGGATCAGCCGATCGCCACCATGCTCGACTATCGCAAGCATGTCGAGAACGGCAGCCGTCTGAACACCCCCAATACCCTCGGCATTCATGTCATGGGCCTGACCTTCAAGTGGATCCTGAAGCATGGAGGCCTGAAGGCGATCGAGCAGCGCAATGCCGAGAAGGCCGGAGTCATCTACGCCGCCATCGATGGCAGCGGCGGCTTCTATCGAGGCCATGCGACGCGCGAGTGCCGGAGCCACATGAATGTGGTCTTCCGTTGCCCGAGCGAGGACCTCGACAAGAAGTTCGTGAAGGAGGCCGAGGCTGCGGGCATGGATGGACTCAAGGGCCATCGCGATGCAGGCGGCCTTCGTGCGAGCATCTACAACGCCTTCCCGAAGGCCGGCTGCGAGGCGCTCGCTCAGTTCATGGCGGAGTTCGCGAAGAAGAACGGCTGA